CTCGTCGTCATGTGTCCCTCCCACAGTGTCTACTATGATCTTCCCGCTCGAACCGGGGTGCCGTAACACCGGATAGTCGTTTGGCGGCCCGGAAAATCGACAGGGGCCCCCGGGGCCGTCACCGGAAGTCCCGGCTCGTGACTGCCGGCGGCGGCGCATCCCGCGCCCCGCGCCTCGCGCGGGGACGCCAAAATTTCCGGGCGATGACGTGCACGATCTCGTGCTGCCGCTGGATGCGCCCCGTCACGCCGAGGAAGACCGCGGCCCGCGCCAGCCGGGCGTAGGCATCCATCACGGCCGGCCAGACGACGAGGTTGACGAAGCCGCTTTCGTCTTCGAGCGTCATGAACGTGACGCCCGATGCGGTCCCGGGGGTCTGCCGGCAGATGACGATCCCCGCGTAGCGGACGCGGGTACCGTCCCGCATCGCCAGCACCGCCCGCGCGTCCGGCAGGCCCGCCTCGCGCAGCGCCGGGCGCATCGGCGACAGCGGGTGCCCGCGGGTGCTGTGCCTGGACGCCCGATAGTCCCACGCGATGGTCTCGTAGGCGCCGAGCCCGTCGAACACCGGCGCCGGCTCGCGCATCTGGACCGGGAGGACGATGTCTCTCCGGCGCGCAAGCGCCCGCACCTGCCAGAGTGCCGTGCGGCGATCGGCGCCCAACGCCTCGAAGGCGCCGGCCTCGGCCAGTTCCACGAGGGCGCCGGCGTCGAGCCGGGTGCGGCGGATGAGATCGTCGAGGGACTGAAATGGCCGCTCGGCCCGAGCCTGCACCAGCCGCCGGCCGCCGTCTTCGGCGAGCCCCTTGACGTAGCGCAGGCCCATCCGGACGGCGCGGGGCTCGGACCCCGCGGCAACATCCGCGCCCCCGCGGTCCTCGAGCGTGCAGTCCCACTCGCTTGCCGTGACGTCGATCGGGCGCACTTCGACGCCGTGGCGCTTGGCATCATCGACGATCGTCGACGGTGCGTAGAAACCCATCGGCTGCGCGTTGAGCAGCGCGCACGTGAACTCCGGATGATGGTGGCACTTGAGATACGCGGACGCATACGCGATGAGGGCGAAACTGGCGGCGTGACTGAACGGAAATCCATAATCCCCGAATCCCCGGATCTGACTGAACACCCGCTCCGCCATCTCGGACGTCACGCCCTTGGCGGTCATCGCGGACACGAGGCGATCGTGGTGGCGCTCGAGCCGTCCCGAGCGGCGCCACGCGGCCATGTCGCGGCGCAACTGGTCCGCCTCGCCGGGCGAGTAGTCGGCGGCGACCATCGCGATGCGGATCACCTGCTCCTGAAAGATCGGCACGCCGAGCGTCTTCGCCAGCACGGGCTCGAGCGACGGATGCGGGTACTCGACGGGTTCCTCCCCGGCGCGCCGGCGGAGGTACGGATGCACCATGCCGCCGACGATCGGCCCGGGCCGTACGATCGAGATCTGAACGACGAGATCGTCGTAGGTCTTGGGGCACAGGCGCGGCAGCATCGACATCTGCGCGCGGCTCTCGACCTGAAACACGCCGATCGTGTCGGCGCGCGAGATCATCGCAAACGTCTCGCGGTCGCCGTCCGGAATCGTGGCCATGGAGAGCGGGCGGCCGTCGGGGGCGCGGGCGCCGTCTTCGTCGAGTTGCCGGAACGCGAGATCGAGGTGCGAGAGCGCGCCGAGCGCCAGCACGTCGACTTTGAAGAGCCCGAGGCCCTCGACGCTGTCCTTGTCCCACTGAATCACGGTGCGGTCGGGCATCGTCGCGTTCTCGATCGGCACGATCTGGGACACGGGCTCGTGGCCCAGCAGAAAGCCGCCGGGGTGGATCGAGAGATGCCGGGGGATGTCCTGCATCTCGGCGGCGAGCCGGACGAGGTGTCGGTGAAGCGGCCGCGCGGGATCGAGGCCCGCGTCGCCGAGCAGCCGCGGGAGGCGCGAATCGTCTTCGTGCCACACGAGCTTCGCGACGCGGTCCAGCGCCACGAGGGGCAGGCCCAGCGCCTTGCCGGCGTCGCGCACCGCCGAGCGGAACCGGTAGCGGATGAAATTGGCGACCATCGCGGCGCGGTCGCGGCCGTACGTCTCATAGATCCACTGGATTACCTCTTCCCGGCGGTTGTGCTGGACGTCGAGGTCGATGTCCGGCGGCTCGGCCCGCTCGCGCGAGAGAAACCGTTCGAACAGCAGGTCGGTCCGCACCGGATTGACGGCCGTGATGCCGAGGCAGTAGCAGACGGCGGAGTTGGCGGCCGATCCGCGCCCCTGGCAGAGGATGCCGTGCGCGCGGCAGTATTGGACGATCTGGTGCATGGTGAGGAAGTAGCCGCCGTAGTCCAGGTCCGCGATGATCGCCAGTTCCCGGTCCAGCTGCGCGGTGACCTCGGGCGGCACCCGGCCGCCGTACCGCCCCCCCGCCCCGGCGAACGTGAGGGTCCGCAGCCACCCGGCCGACGTCGCGCCCTCGGGGAGACGTTCGAGCGGATACCGGTACCGCAGTTCGGTGAGGGCAAACGCACACCGGTCGGCGACCTCGCGGGTTCGGCGGACCGCGCCGGGATCGTCGGCAAACAGCGCGTCGAAGGCGCCCGGATCTTTGAGCGCGTGTTCCGCGTTCGGCTTGATCCGTGTGCCGGCGGCCGCGAGTTCGATCCCGTACCGGGTACAGGTGAGCACATCCTGGAGCGCACGCCGCGCCGGCGCATGATACAACACCTCGTGCGCAGCCACGATCGGCAGCCCGTACCGCGCCGCCCGCGCGCGGAGCCGGCGTTCCTGGACCACCTCGACGTCCCGCCGGTGCCGGGCGGCCATCGCATATACCCGGTCCCCGAAGGCGTCACGCAGGTCGTGCGCGGCGTCATCCGGCTTGGGGCCGTCGGCGGCGAGCAGGCTCGCCTCCCCGCCCCACAGCGCCAGGAGCCCGCCGGCGTGGCCGGCGACTTCCCGCCAGGTGACACGGCTCTCGCCTTTGGGAGAGCGCCGGCGCCCGACCGTCAACAGCCGGCAGAGATTGGCATAGCCGTGCCGGTCCGCGGCCAGGAGAAGCAATGTCGAATCGCCGGCCCGAAACGGGACCGGCGGATGCCGCATCTTCGACGCCTCCGCGGGAGGTGACGACGCGACCGACTGTGACGAGGTCGTTTGATGTGCCTCGCGGACGCCCATGATCGCCTCCGCGGGAGGTGACGACGCGACCGTCACCTGCGCCCCGACAATCAACCGGATGCCGCGCCCGCGCGCGGCGAGGTGGGCCTCCACTACCCCGTGCACGCCGTCGCGATCGGTCACCGCGAGTTCCGTGAGCCCGTGCCGTGATGCGGCCTCGACCAATTCTTCGGGAGACGAGGCCCCCTCGAGAAACGAAAAATGCGTCTTGCACCACAATGGCGTGTACGGCATCGTCGTGCGTTACTCCACGCGCCCGTGCAGATACCAGCGCCGGCGCACGGCGTCGTAGAACACCCACCGCAACTCTCCGTGCGTACCTTCCAGAAAGTAGTAGGTCCGATGCGCCCCGTCTGGCGCGGGGCAGGCGGGACAGGCCCACCAGCCGCCCGAGACGATGAACGGGCCGCCGGCGGCGGACGGCTCACCCGGGATCGCGACGTACCGCTTCAGCGGCACCGGCCGCTCGAAGATCCGCCGGACCAGCGGTCGCATTCCGACAGAGCGGGGCCGCGGCAGGCGCAGGTGCGCGACCGGCTCCCACCCGAACCGGGCTTCCGGTAAATGCCCGTCGCGAAGCACCGCGCCCACCACCGCACCGTCACCATACCGGGCCCGGAGGCGATCGAGGGCGCGGGTCCCGGCCTCGACGTCTCGGGAGGAGTGTTCCGGCAGCAGGGCCAGTTGGTCCGGGGCGGCCGGCACGCCGGCGGCCTCCGCGAAGATCTCCGTCACGCCGGCATCAACCCGCACCGCGTCGAGACGCAGACGCACGAGATCGGCCAGCCGGACCGCATCGAGCGTCGGTGATGCCGGCCGGATGAGATGGGCACTCCACTCGCCCTTCCCCAGCCGGAACCGCAGATCCAGGGCGGCGAGCGCCTGCCCGCGCGGTGCTAGCCGGGCCAATAGCGGATGCAGCACATGCTTGACGGCGAACAACAGGCGTTGGGCATCCGATTCCGGCGCATCCAGCACGAGGTGCCGCCGCACCGGCTCGGTCGCCGGCAGCGGTACAAGCGGCGTCCACAGGTCGCCCGACGCCAGCCGGTGGAGGCGCTCGGCCGCGGGTCCAAAACGTTCCAGCACTCCGCCGGCCGGCAGCCGGAGCAGATCGTCCACTGTCCGCACCCCAAGCCGTCCGAGCGCGTCGAGGGTGTCCGGCGGCAGGCGCAGATGACGCAGGGAGACGCGCCGGCCGACGGCGCGTTCTTCGTCGGGGTCCGCCAGTACGCGGGTGCCGCGTGTGACCTGGGCCGCCGCGTATGTTCCGAAGCGCGTGAACCCAACGACGATCACCGCGTCGTATCCGGCATGCGCGAGATCGGTCCGGACGGCCTCCGCCCATTCGGCCAGAGACGAGTGCAGCCGCTCGAGGCCCGACGCATCGAGCCACAAGACGCCCGGCTCGTCCGCCGACGGCTCCACGTGGGGAGAAAATCGGCGCAACGCGTCCGTCACCGCGCGGACGGCACGAGCGACGTCGGCCGGAGAAACGGTCCCGGCACGGAGATGGGGGGCGAGCGCCAGCGCCGCCGCATAGCGAAGCCCGGGCGCGATCCCGGCCTCCCGTGCCGGCGCATTGACCCAGAGCACCGGACTCTGGGGCGTATCTTCCGCGACCACCACGCTCGGGTATCTCCGCCACTCCGGATGGCCGCGCAGCAATACTTGTAAAGGCAACGCCGGGATCTCAGCGCAGGCCCGACGCGCCACGACACAGCTCCGTATACTGCCAGCCCGGCCCGCGGTGCTTGTCCTTCAACGCGACCAGCCCGCAGCGAAATCGATCGGGACCCGTGCGCTGCCGCAGGCAACGCACGTGCAGAGAGATCAGCGAGCCGAGGGACCCCGCATATGTGGCGTCGTCCGCCGTGGTCCGCACACCGGTTGGACTCAGCGGACGTTCGCCGGACGGCCGCGTCAGGAACAACAGCGCGGTTCGATGGCGCCGCGCGAGACCGGCCAGCCGCGCGAGTACCGTCGCCGCCACGGCCTGCGGCGCCCCGAGATCGGTCACGATGAGACCAAACCCGGCCGATCGAAGGAGCAGATCGGCCGCCGAGAACGCCGCGATCGTCTCGGGCACGCGAACTACCGGCAGTGCGGCGAGATCGACCCCGTTGTCATAGACGTCCGGCGGATAGAATACGCCGGATCGATCGTCCGCGGCCGTGATCCACGCCACCGGCTCGCCGCATTGTTGCGCATCGATGATGACTTTGCAGGCCAGCGTCAGCGCAGCGGCATTCCCGCCGGCTTCCAGCTCAACCAGGCGGCCGGCCAGGTATTCGAGAGACCACGGCTCCTCAGGCCGGAGTACTTCGGTCGAGACGTCATGCAGAGACCCAATCACATGGCGGGGATTGTAAAGCGGGATCGCTTGCGACATTGCCACTGTTTCAGATTCACCTGGGCCGCGTGATGACCCCATGATATCGAACGTATGTTCGTATTTCAACCGAACGAACACCGGTTTCTGACCTGGGGAAATCATGTATGACGCCGTCTGTTCATGGGCGGCGGACAAATCGGTTTCCCGGCGGTGAATTGACATGGACAAAGCACGGTTCGAAACCCGGTGGCCGGCCGTCCGGCAACGCGTGAAGGCCAACTGGAACCGGTTGAGCGACGAGGATCTCAATCAGGTCAACGGCGATGCCGACACGCTCGTCGGCATGATCCAGGAGAAATACGAAGAACCGCGCGTATCAATCGAAATGCAACTCAATCGCCTGTTGGAGGAACACCCGGCGCAGCGGTAGGAGTATCGCTCTACACCACGCACCGGTTTCGGTTCGTACCGGCGATCCACCCCGCGACCGTCCCCGGCACGATCGTACAAGACCCGCGCCGGCCGATCTGGTTTGCTAAGGCCGCATCGTCCGCATCCCCGCGAGAGGTCTCGAGGGGCCCCTCGCTTCATGGAGGCAGTGCACGCGTACCGAGCAGGTCGTGGCGTTTCTGCTGTTCGCCGTCGCGGCCGCGGGCACCCCGGGTCCCAGCAACATCATGCTGACCGCGGTCGGTGCGCGTGCCGGCGTCCTGAGAGGACTGCCCAGTCTGATGGGCGTCATGACCGGCATGGGTCTCATGATGTTCGCAGTACCCCTCGGCCTCGGGAGCCTGGTCCTCGCGCACCCGCCGGTGCTCAAGACGCTCCACTGGGGCGGCGCGGCATTTCTGCTCTGGCTGTCGTGGAAGATCGCCATGTCTCCAAGCGATAGCGAAGCGATGCCGGAAAGGAATCCGGTCGGCTTCCTCGGCGCCGCGGCCTTTCAGTGGGTCAATCCGAAATCCTGGCTCGTGAGTGCGATCGCCGCGGGCACTTTTCTCGGCACCGGCCGGGGGAGCCCCATTGTGCAGGCCGCCTTCCTCGGCGGCCTGTTCATTGTGGCGGCGTTGCCGAGCTGCTTCCTGTGGCTGGCGTTCGGAGCCGGCGTCCAGCGCGTTCTCCACAGCCGCCGCAGACGGAGAACATTCAACATCGTCATGGGGGCGCTGCTTGCCGTGTCGGTGGCCCTCATCGTTGGGTAGCGACGGCCTCCAGATACGCCCGCAGGCCGGCTTCACCGCGCGGCGTGGTCCAGTAGTGGTTCCAGGCGAACAGCGGCTTGAGGAGCGGCGAGAACACCCGGATCAGGGGCTTCGCGGCAATGACTTCCTCTTCGATGTCCGCGCGGGTGCCGGGACCGTCGGCGGAAAGAACGGCCCGCCAAGTGCCGTCGAGGTCGCCGCGGATACGAACCTCCACCGCCCTGTCCGGCTCCAGCACGGTCGACTCCAGAATGAAATGCAACCGATAGGGCAGGAATCCGCGGGCGACGGCGCGGATCCGCCGGCCGACCCGCGGTGCCGCCCACTCACCGTCGA
This region of bacterium genomic DNA includes:
- a CDS encoding SRPBCC family protein codes for the protein MSAKPMPSNAYRFVEQWTIPNFPPRDVYAVISDARLLPEWWKGVYLAVEPLDGEWAAPRVGRRIRAVARGFLPYRLHFILESTVLEPDRAVEVRIRGDLDGTWRAVLSADGPGTRADIEEEVIAAKPLIRVFSPLLKPLFAWNHYWTTPRGEAGLRAYLEAVATQR
- a CDS encoding error-prone DNA polymerase, giving the protein MPYTPLWCKTHFSFLEGASSPEELVEAASRHGLTELAVTDRDGVHGVVEAHLAARGRGIRLIVGAQVTVASSPPAEAIMGVREAHQTTSSQSVASSPPAEASKMRHPPVPFRAGDSTLLLLAADRHGYANLCRLLTVGRRRSPKGESRVTWREVAGHAGGLLALWGGEASLLAADGPKPDDAAHDLRDAFGDRVYAMAARHRRDVEVVQERRLRARAARYGLPIVAAHEVLYHAPARRALQDVLTCTRYGIELAAAGTRIKPNAEHALKDPGAFDALFADDPGAVRRTREVADRCAFALTELRYRYPLERLPEGATSAGWLRTLTFAGAGGRYGGRVPPEVTAQLDRELAIIADLDYGGYFLTMHQIVQYCRAHGILCQGRGSAANSAVCYCLGITAVNPVRTDLLFERFLSRERAEPPDIDLDVQHNRREEVIQWIYETYGRDRAAMVANFIRYRFRSAVRDAGKALGLPLVALDRVAKLVWHEDDSRLPRLLGDAGLDPARPLHRHLVRLAAEMQDIPRHLSIHPGGFLLGHEPVSQIVPIENATMPDRTVIQWDKDSVEGLGLFKVDVLALGALSHLDLAFRQLDEDGARAPDGRPLSMATIPDGDRETFAMISRADTIGVFQVESRAQMSMLPRLCPKTYDDLVVQISIVRPGPIVGGMVHPYLRRRAGEEPVEYPHPSLEPVLAKTLGVPIFQEQVIRIAMVAADYSPGEADQLRRDMAAWRRSGRLERHHDRLVSAMTAKGVTSEMAERVFSQIRGFGDYGFPFSHAASFALIAYASAYLKCHHHPEFTCALLNAQPMGFYAPSTIVDDAKRHGVEVRPIDVTASEWDCTLEDRGGADVAAGSEPRAVRMGLRYVKGLAEDGGRRLVQARAERPFQSLDDLIRRTRLDAGALVELAEAGAFEALGADRRTALWQVRALARRRDIVLPVQMREPAPVFDGLGAYETIAWDYRASRHSTRGHPLSPMRPALREAGLPDARAVLAMRDGTRVRYAGIVICRQTPGTASGVTFMTLEDESGFVNLVVWPAVMDAYARLARAAVFLGVTGRIQRQHEIVHVIARKFWRPRARRGARDAPPPAVTSRDFR
- a CDS encoding LysE family translocator, with the protein product MAFLLFAVAAAGTPGPSNIMLTAVGARAGVLRGLPSLMGVMTGMGLMMFAVPLGLGSLVLAHPPVLKTLHWGGAAFLLWLSWKIAMSPSDSEAMPERNPVGFLGAAAFQWVNPKSWLVSAIAAGTFLGTGRGSPIVQAAFLGGLFIVAALPSCFLWLAFGAGVQRVLHSRRRRRTFNIVMGALLAVSVALIVG
- a CDS encoding recombinase A, which codes for MSIHRRETDLSAAHEQTASYMISPGQKPVFVRLKYEHTFDIMGSSRGPGESETVAMSQAIPLYNPRHVIGSLHDVSTEVLRPEEPWSLEYLAGRLVELEAGGNAAALTLACKVIIDAQQCGEPVAWITAADDRSGVFYPPDVYDNGVDLAALPVVRVPETIAAFSAADLLLRSAGFGLIVTDLGAPQAVAATVLARLAGLARRHRTALLFLTRPSGERPLSPTGVRTTADDATYAGSLGSLISLHVRCLRQRTGPDRFRCGLVALKDKHRGPGWQYTELCRGASGLR
- a CDS encoding DNA polymerase Y family protein, whose product is MARRACAEIPALPLQVLLRGHPEWRRYPSVVVAEDTPQSPVLWVNAPAREAGIAPGLRYAAALALAPHLRAGTVSPADVARAVRAVTDALRRFSPHVEPSADEPGVLWLDASGLERLHSSLAEWAEAVRTDLAHAGYDAVIVVGFTRFGTYAAAQVTRGTRVLADPDEERAVGRRVSLRHLRLPPDTLDALGRLGVRTVDDLLRLPAGGVLERFGPAAERLHRLASGDLWTPLVPLPATEPVRRHLVLDAPESDAQRLLFAVKHVLHPLLARLAPRGQALAALDLRFRLGKGEWSAHLIRPASPTLDAVRLADLVRLRLDAVRVDAGVTEIFAEAAGVPAAPDQLALLPEHSSRDVEAGTRALDRLRARYGDGAVVGAVLRDGHLPEARFGWEPVAHLRLPRPRSVGMRPLVRRIFERPVPLKRYVAIPGEPSAAGGPFIVSGGWWACPACPAPDGAHRTYYFLEGTHGELRWVFYDAVRRRWYLHGRVE